The proteins below are encoded in one region of Gemmatimonadaceae bacterium:
- a CDS encoding HD domain-containing protein, protein MPPLLIPHLAPGERVTGELLVYERAEKKTSNGDPYVVLTLGNASGKIDTSPIWSDKLEWADGARSGKVVQAIGDVTIYTRGGPGKKQLSLTGPVRILPDETFRAEEFLPVIDGDCAKLWAWVDRVRSEMESRTLRRVLDLFFGDDDFRVRFERTPASTAGHHAKLGGLLLHVYEVTSIARQAARTMRANVDLVVAGALLHDIGKLESYEIGPGGFTTTPCGLLLGHIVLGCLMLERRVAAVGEAVCNSAQLMELQHMILSHHGALEFGSPVLPMTTEAEIVHWADESSAKATDMLDLLGDSELFPDGREISEKAHWRLKRRIWRRPHDWG, encoded by the coding sequence ATGCCACCGCTTCTCATTCCACATCTCGCTCCCGGTGAACGCGTCACCGGTGAGCTCCTCGTCTATGAGCGCGCCGAGAAGAAGACCAGCAACGGCGATCCTTACGTCGTGCTGACGCTGGGCAACGCGAGTGGAAAGATCGATACGTCGCCGATCTGGTCGGACAAGCTCGAATGGGCCGACGGCGCTCGGTCCGGCAAGGTCGTGCAAGCGATCGGCGACGTCACGATTTACACGCGGGGCGGACCGGGAAAGAAGCAACTGTCGCTGACCGGCCCGGTGAGAATTCTTCCCGACGAAACGTTTCGTGCAGAGGAGTTTCTGCCGGTCATCGACGGCGATTGCGCGAAGTTGTGGGCGTGGGTCGACCGGGTTCGGTCGGAGATGGAATCGCGAACGCTGAGACGTGTGCTCGACCTTTTCTTCGGCGACGACGACTTCCGGGTGCGGTTCGAGCGGACGCCGGCGTCCACCGCCGGGCATCACGCCAAGCTCGGCGGCTTGTTGTTACACGTCTATGAAGTCACGAGCATTGCGCGCCAGGCCGCGCGGACGATGCGCGCGAACGTCGATCTGGTGGTCGCGGGTGCGCTGCTGCACGACATCGGCAAGCTCGAGTCGTACGAGATCGGGCCGGGCGGGTTCACGACGACGCCGTGCGGGCTGTTGCTCGGACACATCGTGCTTGGCTGCCTGATGCTGGAGCGCCGCGTCGCCGCGGTGGGTGAGGCCGTGTGCAACAGCGCGCAGCTCATGGAGCTGCAGCACATGATTCTGTCGCATCATGGCGCGTTGGAGTTCGGCAGCCCGGTGCTGCCGATGACGACGGAAGCGGAAATCGTCCACTGGGCCGACGAGTCGTCCGCCAAGGCCACGGACATGCTCGACCTCCTCGGCGACAGTGAACTGTTTCCCGACGGTCGAGAGATTTCTGAAAAGGCGCATTGGCGCCTGAAGCGGCGGATCTGGCGGCGTCCGCACGACTGGGGATAG
- the ligD gene encoding non-homologous end-joining DNA ligase produces the protein MSAPEPMYATIGTTVPAGRDWVFEQKYDGMRVIAVVSARTIQLVTRNGRDKSVQFPEIVDAFKALAKRARRPLVLDGEIVAMVRGAPAPFQALQGRFHRKEAIADTMKTSPAAIMLFDILRDGRTDLTRQPLAARRARLEALVDQFGDKRIKISESSASGARMLAKARRRGWEGVIAKRLESRYVPGARSRDWRKLKLQHRAEFVVGGYTEPRLSRQYLGALLLGYFDAHRRLRYVGHMGGGFNRASLRDMRRRLEPLERRSSPFAEPVKTNEPAHWVRPTVVVEVKFAEWTSDGRLRQPIFLGVREDKNARDVHKERESVQQWAQEMT, from the coding sequence ATGTCCGCACCGGAACCGATGTACGCGACGATCGGCACGACGGTACCGGCCGGGCGCGACTGGGTCTTCGAGCAGAAGTACGACGGCATGCGCGTCATCGCCGTTGTCAGCGCTCGTACAATTCAGCTCGTGACGCGGAACGGACGCGACAAGAGCGTCCAGTTTCCCGAGATCGTCGACGCGTTCAAGGCGCTCGCCAAGCGCGCCAGACGCCCGCTCGTGCTGGACGGCGAGATCGTCGCGATGGTACGCGGCGCCCCGGCCCCCTTTCAAGCGCTGCAGGGCCGCTTTCATCGCAAGGAAGCGATCGCCGACACCATGAAGACGAGTCCGGCCGCCATCATGCTCTTCGACATCCTGCGCGACGGCCGCACCGATCTCACTCGGCAACCGCTCGCGGCGCGCCGCGCGCGACTCGAAGCCCTGGTCGACCAATTCGGTGATAAGAGAATTAAAATTAGCGAATCCTCAGCAAGCGGCGCGCGCATGCTCGCCAAAGCGCGCCGGCGCGGCTGGGAAGGCGTGATCGCGAAACGGCTCGAATCGCGATACGTGCCCGGCGCCCGCTCGCGCGACTGGCGCAAGCTCAAGCTGCAGCATCGCGCCGAGTTCGTGGTCGGCGGCTATACGGAGCCGCGGCTGTCGCGCCAATACCTGGGTGCGCTGCTCCTGGGATACTTCGATGCGCATCGCCGGCTTCGCTACGTCGGACACATGGGCGGCGGATTCAACCGCGCCTCGCTGCGTGACATGCGTCGACGACTCGAGCCGCTCGAGCGTCGCTCGAGTCCATTCGCCGAGCCGGTCAAGACGAACGAGCCCGCGCACTGGGTACGGCCAACGGTGGTGGTCGAGGTGAAGTTCGCCGAGTGGACGTCGGACGGCCGGCTGAGACAACCAATCTTTCTTGGCGTGCGCGAAGACAAGAACGCGCGCGACGTGCACAAGGAGCGCGAAAGCGTACAACAGTGGGCGCAGGAGATGACATGA
- the ligD gene encoding non-homologous end-joining DNA ligase: protein MSDGRTTASIIKQLQRIEREDGDGELALGRGKTLHVSSLGKSFFPKAGITKGDVMRYYVSVSPMLLPIIKDRPLILKRYPDGIDGPFFFQQNAGKSVPRGVRTAPIIAATGEKAERLIGGDLSTLLYTVQIGTIAVHTWQARIKTRQYADTTTIDLDPGDDVPFRDVVTLAKQIKAQLDKMGLTAAIKTWGSSGLHIVLPLPPKTAFEEAALAAERIAERVVEAHPDRATVERSIKARPPHTTYVDAQQNAEGKSVVAAYSLRERALATVSAPLDWRELRSSLRLEQFTLETMPSRLRRVGDLWGPAMKRRNTRRTIDRVLGKQARSGSRRKG, encoded by the coding sequence ATGAGCGACGGGCGAACTACGGCGTCCATCATCAAGCAATTGCAACGCATCGAGCGCGAGGACGGCGACGGTGAACTCGCGCTCGGACGAGGCAAGACGCTGCACGTATCGAGTCTTGGCAAATCGTTCTTCCCGAAGGCGGGCATCACCAAGGGTGACGTAATGCGTTACTACGTCTCGGTGTCGCCGATGCTGCTGCCGATCATCAAAGACCGTCCGCTCATCCTGAAGCGCTATCCCGATGGTATCGACGGTCCGTTCTTCTTCCAGCAAAATGCGGGGAAATCCGTACCGCGCGGTGTACGGACGGCGCCTATCATAGCCGCAACCGGTGAAAAGGCCGAGCGATTGATTGGAGGCGACTTGTCGACGCTGCTCTACACGGTGCAGATCGGGACGATCGCGGTGCACACATGGCAGGCGCGCATCAAGACGCGACAGTACGCCGACACCACCACGATTGATCTCGATCCGGGCGACGATGTTCCGTTCCGCGACGTGGTCACGCTGGCGAAACAAATCAAAGCCCAGCTTGACAAAATGGGGCTCACGGCCGCAATAAAGACGTGGGGCTCCAGCGGCCTACACATCGTACTTCCGCTCCCGCCGAAGACGGCGTTCGAGGAAGCCGCGTTGGCCGCCGAGCGAATTGCCGAGCGCGTCGTGGAGGCGCATCCGGACCGAGCGACCGTCGAACGCAGCATCAAGGCGCGGCCGCCGCATACGACTTACGTCGACGCACAACAGAACGCGGAAGGGAAGAGCGTCGTCGCGGCCTATTCCCTGCGTGAGCGGGCTCTGGCGACCGTCTCCGCACCGCTCGATTGGCGCGAACTGCGCAGCAGCCTTCGTCTCGAGCAATTCACGCTCGAGACCATGCCGTCTCGACTTCGGCGGGTCGGCGACCTGTGGGGGCCCGCGATGAAGCGACGAAATACCCGACGCACCATCGACCGCGTACTCGGCAAGCAGGCACGCAGCGGAAGCAGGAGGAAGGGATGA
- a CDS encoding cold shock domain-containing protein gives MARLQGTVKWFNDAKGYGFISREGGPDVFVHFSAIQGNGFKSLAEGDRVEFEIVQGQKGPQAADVVKAS, from the coding sequence ATGGCTCGTCTACAAGGCACCGTGAAGTGGTTCAACGACGCCAAGGGGTACGGATTCATTTCTCGTGAAGGCGGCCCCGACGTATTCGTTCACTTCAGCGCCATCCAGGGGAACGGCTTCAAGTCCCTGGCCGAAGGCGATCGCGTGGAGTTCGAGATCGTTCAAGGTCAGAAGGGCCCACAAGCAGCCGACGTAGTCAAGGCGTCGTGA
- a CDS encoding alpha/beta fold hydrolase — MTTVTIVGLVVLASALYALRWRHVRTLTTFVASRAPLGPDGIVIGAEGFVLARPGAPATLLLHGAGDTPQTLRYLADRLFERGYHVEAPLLPGHGRTPAAFARLRADDLTDAANVHYARLRERHEWVGVVGLSMGGALAVQVAATAPELPALGLVAPYLAMPPAIERAAALSWIWGPIVPLVRSGDGLSVLDPSERQRSLAYGVFTPAALRALRETVHRAAAALPRVMAPTLVVNSRGDNRITMRDAEAAFARLGADEKRLEWIEGAAHVITVDYGREKVFDMLADWMDSHRAVSS, encoded by the coding sequence GTCCGAACACTGACAACGTTCGTTGCTTCACGTGCCCCGCTGGGACCGGACGGCATTGTCATCGGTGCCGAAGGGTTTGTTCTTGCGCGACCCGGCGCGCCTGCGACGCTGTTGCTCCACGGTGCCGGCGATACGCCCCAGACGCTGCGCTACCTCGCCGACCGACTCTTCGAGCGCGGCTATCACGTCGAGGCACCGCTACTCCCCGGCCACGGACGCACGCCGGCGGCGTTCGCTCGGCTGCGAGCCGATGATTTGACAGACGCCGCGAATGTACACTACGCGCGCCTTCGCGAGCGGCACGAATGGGTCGGTGTCGTCGGTTTGTCGATGGGCGGCGCACTCGCGGTGCAAGTCGCCGCCACGGCTCCCGAGCTGCCTGCGCTCGGACTCGTCGCGCCGTACCTGGCCATGCCGCCTGCGATCGAGCGTGCAGCCGCGCTGTCCTGGATTTGGGGACCGATAGTGCCGCTCGTTCGCTCAGGTGACGGACTCTCGGTACTCGACCCGAGTGAACGCCAACGCAGTCTGGCGTACGGCGTGTTCACGCCGGCGGCGCTCCGTGCGCTTCGCGAGACCGTACACCGCGCGGCCGCCGCACTTCCGCGCGTTATGGCGCCGACCCTGGTCGTGAATTCGCGCGGAGACAATCGCATCACAATGCGCGACGCCGAGGCGGCGTTCGCTCGCCTCGGCGCCGACGAGAAGCGCCTCGAGTGGATCGAAGGCGCCGCTCACGTCATCACTGTCGATTATGGCCGCGAAAAAGTGTTCGACATGCTCGCGGACTGGATGGATTCACACCGCGCCGTCAGCTCGTAA